One Natronorubrum halophilum genomic window, CGGGCGAAGTCGTGGCGGGCATCGAGAAACCACTCGCCATGTGCCACGTCGACGCCACGATCACGGGGACCTCCGCGCACGCGGGGAAGGCACCGAACGAAGGCGATAACGCGATGCACGCCATGGGGACGGCGATCGAGAACGCCTACGGTATCCCCCGCCACAGCGACGGGATGACCCGGGTGAACATCGGCTACGCCGAGGCCGGCTCCGCGAGCAACGTCATCGCCGAGGAAGCCCACATGGAGGCCGAAGCGCGCGGCGAGACCACCGAACTGATGGAGTACATGAAGGACCGACTCGAGCGAACGGTCACATCCGCCGCGACGATGCACGGCTGTCGGGCCGACGTCGAGGTCGTCAGCGAGTCGCCGCGAGCCGACAGCGATCCCGAACTCCAGACCCTCGTCAGCGAGGTCGCGAGCGGCGTCGACGGAATCGATCGCGTGGTGCCGGCCGCCGACTTCGGCGCGAGCGAGGACGCGACGTTCCTGATGGAGCGCGTACAGCGAGACGGCGGGCTGACGACGTACATGATCGTCGGCACCGACCACCCGACGAGTCACCACACGCCGACGTTCGACGTGGACGAGGCGAGCCTCGAGCACGGCGTCGACGTTCTCGTCGAATCGATCCGCGAACTCGAGCGGCGGCACCCGGTTCCACGCGTCGAGGACTCGGAGCACGCGGAGGGCGATAGATGAGTCGCCGACTCGTCACCCCCGAGGACGTCGAGACGGCTCGAAAGCGGATCGACGACGTCGTCCACCGCACGCCCCTCGACACCTCGCGAACCTTCGCCGAACTGAGCGGTGCCGACTCCCTGGGGCTCAAACTCGAGAACGTCCAGCGAACGGGCTCGTTCAAGATCCGCGGCGCGTACAACACGATGGCCCAGCTCGCTCCCGAGGAGCGCGAGGCGGGCGTCATCTCCTCGAGCGCGGGCAACCACGCGCAGGGGGTCGCACTGGCCGGTAACCTGCTCGATATCGACACGACGATCGTCGTTCCGGCGGTGACGCCCGCGGCGAAGATCGAGGCCACCCGCGGCTACGGTGCCGAGGTCGTCGTCGAGGGCGACATCTACGAGCGCTCCTACGAGTACGCCCTCGAGCGCGCCGAGGAAACGGGCGAGACGTTCGTCCACCCCTTCGACGACGAGGCGATCATCGCCGGGCAGGGGACCATCGGCCTGGAGTTGCTAGAGCAATATCCCAGCATCGACACCGTCCTCGTCGCCATCGGCGGCGGCGGGCTGATCTCGGGTATCGGGACGGTGTTGAAGGCTCGCGATCCGAATACTCGCGTGATCGGCGTCCAGCCGGCGGGTGCGTCTCACGCGAAGCCGTCGCTCGAGGCCGGCGAGATTCGGGAACTCGAGGACGTCGACACCGTCGCGGAGGGGATCGCCGATACGCGCATGCTCGAGACCACGTTCGCGAACGCTCGCGAGGTCGTCGACGACGTGGTGAGCGTCAGCGACCGCGAGATCGCCGCCGCCGTGACGCTGCTCGCGGAACGCGCGAAGACCGTCGCCGAGAGCGCCGGTGCGGCACCGCTTGCGGCCGCGCTGTCGGATTCGGTCGGACTGGACCTCGGGGGCGAGCACGTCGGCGTCGTGATCTCGGGGGGGAACGTGAACCTCACCGAACACGCCGAACTGACCCGGACCGGACTGTACGAACTCGAGCGCTACGCCGAGGCGAGGCTGGCCGTCGCGGGGTGGCCGACGACCGTCGGTGCCATCGTCGAGGCCGTCGAAGCCGAGGGTGCCGAACTGGACGTCCTCGAGCGCGCCCGACGCGGCGCGGTCGACGAGCCGAATCGAGTTCCGGTGACCGTGGGACTCGAGGGCAGCGGCCCGGAGCATTTGGACGGCGTGCTCGAGACACTTTCCGAACTCGAGGGGGTTTCCGTGGTCGAACGCTCGCTCGCATAACCACCCGGAGCACACTGTTGGCGCGCTGAACCGCGACGAGCGAAAGCGAGGCGCGGTTCGAATACCGCGAGGTCATCACGAACGGAGTGAGTGATGGTTCGGAAGGCGCGAAGCGTCTTCCGGTGGATGAGTGAGTGAACGGGGTGAACGAACGAATCGGCTGGGGAGGACGTGGGAATCCCCGTTGCCACGATTCGAGAGTATTTGTTGGCAGTGGTGGCGGAAACAAGACAGAGTGTCCTGCTCACACTGGCAACTAGGGTTTCCACGTCCTCCCCAGCCGATTCGTTCAGTCGCTCCCTCCTTCACTCACCCCTCGCACGCCTTCGGACCGCGCCTCGCACCGCTCGTCGCGGCCCAGCGCGCGCCACCGCACGTGGATAGTCCGAACTGGGCGAACAGCGGACCAAAAACCAACTCGAGAATACAAAACCCGATTACGCGGCCTTCGCGCTCGGGCCGACGGCGTCGATCGCCTCGAGGAAAATATCGATCCCGAACGCGATTTCGCGCTCGCTCGAGTCCAGCGGCGGGAGCAGCCGGATCGTCTTTTTCCCGCAGCCGAGCGTCAGCAGGCCGCGCTCGAGCGACGCCTGAACGACGGCGGTCCGTCGCTCGGGGGTGTCGAACTCGACGGCGAGCATGAGCCCTTTTCCGCGCACGTCCTCGACGTACTCCGGCGAGTCGTCGCGCAGCAGTTCCTTCGCCTGTTCGCCGCGCGTCGTGGCGTTGTCGAGCAGGTCGTACTCGTCGATGGCCTCGAGAGTGAACGTGCCCATCATCGAACCGAGCAGGTCGCCGCCGCCGAAGGTCGACCCGAGCCGGTTCTTCTCGCTGGGGAAGATCTCGGAGCGCGAAATCGTCGCGCCGACGCGCAGGGCCTTCGCGCTGGCGATGACGTCGGGTTCGATCGGGTAATGATCCGAGGCCCAGATCTCGCCGGTGCGACCGACGCCGGACTGGATCTCGTCGACGACGAGCGGAATGTCGTACTCGTCGGTCACGTCCGCCACCTCCTGCATGAACGCCTCGCTGGGGAAGCGGTAGCCGCCGACGCCCTGAATCGGCTCGAGGGTGAGGAACGCGATTTCCTCGGGGTTGATGTGGCCGCCTTCGGGCGACAGCGAGTTGCGAAGCTGCGAGCCACCGTCGGTGAAGAAACCGCAGTCACAACTCGCGGGGTCACAGCCGCGGTCCGCACAGAACGGCACCGTCTCGATCCCGGCGATTTCGGGGTAGTGGCGCGTGTAGACCTCCTTGGACTTCGTGATCGAGAGCGTGCCGAAGGTTCGGCCGTGGAAGCTTCCCGCGAAGGCGATGCCGTACTTCGAGGGCGCGCGGTAGTCGTTCGTGATCTTCATCGCGTTCTCCATGGCCTCCGCCCCGGAGTTCGAGAGGAAGACCGTGTCCATCCCGTACTGGCTCGAGACGTCGGTCAGTTTCTCCATGAGGTGACTCGAGCCGGGAACGGTCGTGTCCTCGGGGCTCGGACCGGCGCCGAAGTACATGTCCTGACCGGCGATCTTCATCGGTTCGACGAGATCGAACTCCCGGAACTTCTCGAGGATCTTCTCGTTGTTGTAGCCGAGCGGCGCGGCACCGATGTGACAGGTGAAATCGAGCAAGACGTTTCCATCGACGTCCGTGACGAAGGGGCCGTCGGCCTCGCGGGTGATGTCCCAGACGAACTCGTGGGAGTACTCGCTCGGCGCGGCGTTCTTCCCGTGAAACGCGACCCATTCGCGAGCGTTGGGGCCGGGGAAGGCGTCCACGCTCGGTTCGGCAGTGTCCCTATCCATACACAGATAATGTGTACGTCGTACATTAAATGTTATTATGGATCGGCGCGACAGTCGGCAGAAAACGAGGTCGGGTATCGAGGCTCAGTCGTCGTCGCCCGGCTCCGCGGTCGTCGTCGGCTCGTCGGATTTGCTTTTCGCCGATCCGTAGATGACCGTCTCCTCCTGGAACAGCACCCGTCCGTTGGTGCCGCTCAAGTTCTTGATCAGCGAGAGCATCGCGAGGAAGCAGACGATCGCGAACGGCGCGCCGGTGATGACGACCGCTTGCTCGAGCGCGCCGGTGCCGTCCTGACCGCCGAGGATCATCAGGATCGCGGCGGTCAGGCCGAGGACGATACCCCAGAAGACCCGGTTGATCGTCGACGGCGACTCCTTGCCGCCGGTGGTCATCATCGAGACGGCGAGCGTCGAGGAGTCCGCCGACGTGATGAAGAACGTCGTCACGAGGACGAGGAACGCGACCATGAGTATCGCACCGAACGGCAGGGCGTCGAACAGGATGAAACCGGAGACTTCCGCACCCGCGTCTCCGGCGATGACCGCGCCGAAGTCCGCAGCAGCCGTGTCCTGCAGGTAGACGGCGGTACCGCCGACGAACGTGAACCACGGGATCGTCGCCGCGGAGGTCGCCACGATGCCGGTGAAAGCGACCTCGCGGATGGTTCGTCCCTTCGAGATGCGGGCGATGAACAGCCCGGCGAACGGGGACCACGAGAGCGCCCACGCCCAGTAGAAGACGGTCCAGTCTTCGACCCAGGTGGTGCCGCCCTCGCCGGCGCCGGTGTAGAGGCTCATCGTCACGAAGTCGCCGATCATCCCGCCCATCGCCTGCGAACCGAGCAGCAAGAGGAACATCGACGGACCGAGGATGAACGTCGCGAGCATGAGCACGACGAACAGGCCCATGTTGAAGTTCGAGAGGCGGCGGATCCCCCTGTCGACTCCCAACACCATCGAGAACGTAAACAGGATCGTCATCGTCGTCACCACGACCAGCACCCCGATATCACCGAAGTTGAGTCCCCACTGGTACTCGAGGCCGCTGATGAACTGACTCCCGATGAAGCCGAGCGAGGTCGCGACGCCGCCGATCGTCGCGAACACGGCGAGGATGTCGATGACTTTCGCGACCGGCCCATCGAGGTTCTCCTTCCCGAGAATCGGCGTCAGGGCCGACGAGACGCGCAGTGGCACGCCGTCGTAGTTGTACGCGAAGTAGCCGATCGCGATGCCCATGATCGTAAACACCGCGAGCTGGGGCAGCGCCCAGTGGAACAGCGTCTGCTGGATCGCGTACGGTACCGCTTCGCTCGTGCTCCCTTCGACGCCGAACAGTGGATTGGGATCGGCGTAGTAGAACAGTCCTTCGGTCGGCCCCCAGAACACGACGCCCGCGGCGAATCCGGCCGAGTACAACATCGAGAAAAACGAGATGAAGCTGTACTCCGGATCCTCGTCGCCCAGCTTGAGTCGTCCCCACGGACCGACGATCAAGTACAACAGGAAGACGACGATCAGGAACACGATCACCAGCAACGCCCAGCTCATGTAGCTGAGCATCTCCCCGTGCACGGTATCGATTCCGCTGGCGACGAAATCGCGATCGATGAAGAACGCGACGATCACGCCGATCGTCAACAACGCTCCGAACAGGAAGACGACCGGATCGAGTTCGTCGAAGAAACGACGGACCATCCCCTGTTCGCTGTTACTCATCCACCCTCACCCCTAAAATCGGATGACGGCCAGCCGTTCGTACCCACCGTCCTCGGTTGAGACGTACCATGCTGCGCAATGGCATACCGAACCAATTATCAGTATATCGTATAAGTATTTTCTTTTCGTACCCGTCATACACAGATTGCGTTTATTAGACGAGCGGGCCGCTGGCGGCCTACACGATGACCGTTATTGAACGTTCATCCAAAAAAACCCGGAAACAATCGATACACGGATTCAAAGATGATCTTCGCAACCGCTATCTGGAACTGGTGTCTCCGGCGATTGCAGGAGTAGCGAAAGTTACTGCCTGCGTACTCGTTCACATACTGTAGTCGATCCGCGCTCACAACCTGAGCCAACAGACGATCCGATTGCCGGCGGAAATCGGTCGCCACACGGCGGCCGTCTCAGTTCGTGATGTCCTCGAGTTGCCGGTCGCGCTCCGCGGCGCTCTCGGTTACCCGTTCGCCGAACTCGTCGACGCGGTCTTTGATCTCCTCGCGCGTCGCCTCGGGCGAGAACGTCTCCGACATCGTCAACAGCCGAACGAACGCGCGGAGTTCCTCGTCCGTAAGCTGGGCGAACTCCTCGTTCTCGAGTTTCTCGACGACCTCGTCGACGTCGATCTGGCCGACCGGTTTGACGTTGAACTCGACGTTCACCATCCGATAGTTCGAACCGGCGAGTTGCTGTTCGGCCTTCCCGACGCCCTCCGAGAGCATGTCCTTGAACGGCGTGTGATAGCCCATCGTTCCGAGATGGAGGAAGGCGAGCATGTCGGTGATTCCCTGCGTGTAGGCGTCGCGCCCCTCGTCGTCGGGGTCGAAGACCGTATTCAGGTCACGTTCTTCCAGATACTCGAAGAGGATGCTGAAATCGAGAACCGCGTTGCGAACCCGGCGTCGAATCCGGTTTCGCTTCTGTTTTTTCGAATGATCCGTGTAGTCCGTTTTCCGGCCGAGCAGGAAATCACGGTCGGAGGGCGTGAGAATTCCGCGCGGTCGATCCGAGTCCGCCGCCGTTCGTAACGACTCCGGCACGTCATCCTGGCTCATATCTGGTACACAGGGAGCACGCGAATTAACGTTTCTGATCCGCCGAACGTGATGGTTGTCAAACAGATCGGCGCTCCGAAGAGCCCTGCTAGGGCCGCCGTCGGGAGAGTTCGACCGCGGTATCGGCGAGCACCGACACGCCGATCTCGAGGCTCTCTTCGTCGATATCGAACGTCGGCGTGTGGTGGCTCGTCGGGTGGTCCGACCCGACGAGGACGTACGACGCCAACCCGTTGTCACTTTGGACGCGCTCCATCAGGTAGGTGACGTCTTCGCTCGCGCCGAAGTCGGTCGTCGGAACCACCGACTCGACCCCCGAAATCTCCCAGGCTACGTCGCCGACGAGCGCCCGGAGCGCCGGATGGCTGTCGACGCGCGGCGACTCCCCGAGGACCCGCGGCGTGACGTCGCAATCGTGCATCTCGGCGGCGGCGTACAGAACGCGCTCGAGTTCCGTCCGAGTGTACTCCATCAGCGCCGTCGTCTCGCCGCGGACTTCGGCCTCGAGCGACACCTCCTCGGCGATGACGTTGCTCGCGGTGCCGCCTTCGATCTGCCCGACGTTCACGCGGGTCATCCCGTCGCTGTGACGGGGAATCGCGTACGCGTTCTGGATCGACGTCGCAGCCGCCTGCATCGCGTTCGCGCCCGCGTTCGGCGCTTTGCCGGCGTGGGCGCTCGCCCCTTCGAACGTCGCGGTGAGGTGCGCCATCGCCAGTGGCTTTTCGATCCCGGCGACGATCTCGCCGGTCGGATGGTCCAGACCGAGGTGGACCGCGAGGAGGTAGTCGACGTCGTCGAGATAGCCGCCCGCGGCCATCGCCTTGCCGCCGCCGGAGATCTCCTCTGCGGGCTGGAAGAACACCTTCAACGTCCCCGTAAAGTCGCTGTGTTTGACGGTCTCTATGGTTCCGAGCCCCATCGCGACGTGAGCGTCGTGGCCGCAGGCGTGCATGTAGCCGTCGTGTTCGGATCGAAAGCCTTCGGCGGCCGGTCGGTGGTCGTCGGCAGCCGATTCCGTCATCGAGATCGCATCGAGATCGACGCGCAACCCGATACAGGGGCCCGAGCCCTGCTCGAGGACCGCCACGACGCCCGTGTGACCCCCGTCGGTGCGCTCGAGAATGTCCGACCGAACCCCCGCCTCGCGCGCTCGCTCGAGCCACGGCTCGAGTTCCGTCTCCGACGGGACGGCCATGCGCTCGTCGGTCGCCAGCGACTCGCGACCGACGGCGATCTCGTCGACGCCGAGCCGCTCGAGTTCGTCGACGACCCGAGCCGTCGTCTGGAACTCGCGCCAGCCGGGTTCCGGGTGACGGTGGAACGCCCGCCGTAAGTCGCGCAATCTGGTGGGCAGATCGTAGGACATTGTTGCCGCATCTAGGCGGAGGAGCTACTTAGTCGTGATCAATAATCGGATAGAGACGATCGCCGTGAGAGTGCTTATAGCTGGTAGGATAGCCTAGAAGGGAGCCGTCGATCGCTCTTTCAAGAGCCCACAGAAGTCGATTCGTGGGCGCAAATTCCCGTTTGGTGCCCGCCAAATTCTCACGGGGGTTTACTTCGGTCTCACGCCATGCCCGAAACAGCGATGACGACCCTCCCCGTGTGGATCGAGGACCGAATCGACCCCACGCTCGAGAAAAAACTCACGCAGCGCCACGTCGTCGAGGTCATGCTCGAGGCCGAGCGACCGTTCTTCTCCATCCAGCAACTGCAGGCGCTGGTGGGGCCGACGGTGAGCAAGGAAACTATTCGAAACCGGCTCAACGAACTCCGCGAGATCGACGTCGTGGCCGCCGAGACCTATCCCGAGACGATCACGCTCTACTACGTGAACCATCCCGAATCCAACTGGCCGCTCTCGCCTGAGGGCCGGCAGGCGCTCGCGTACGACTCGCCGCTCGAGACGCTCTCGCTGGGCGACTTCCTCCGACTCCGGAACCCTGCCGGTATCAGAACGCTAGTCCTCGCGGGGTTTCAGCTCACGCTCGTGCTGTTCAGTACCGGCGTCCTCCTGTGGGCGCTCGGACTCGACGCGCCGGTCTCGGCAACCTCGGCGATGGCGGAAGCCGCTGGAAACCTCTTCGTCGTCTGTCTGGTGTTGCTCGTCGCCGAACGCATTGCCCGAGCGGTTCGCGACGGCGGCCGCGATAGTGCCGTCTCGGCTACCGAGCGGTCCACGCCGAAGTGACGAGTCGAGAGTGCCACCCACGAGAACACGACAGTAGATTACAACGATACGATGTCCACGAATACGTCACCGACCGACTCGCCGTCGAACGAACCGTCTCCGTCCGAACAGTCGTCGACGCCGCCCGGCCCGGCACTCTTGGCCGAGCGATCGCTGCTCGGCATCTTCGTCCACTTCTTCGCGATCGTTCCGTTGTGGGGCGTTCTCGTCGCCGGACTGGTGTACCGGTTCTCGAGTCACGAGTTCACTCGAGCCAACGCGCGAAACGCCTTCAACTGGCAACTGCTCGTCACGGGATCGATCGCGGCGACGTTGCTCGGGGTGTTCGGCCTGTCGGCACTGGTCGACCGAGTCGCTCTGCCCGGATTGATCGAAACCCTCGTCTTCCTTCCAGTGCTCGCTGTCATGATCCTCATGTTCGCGCTCACGTGGCTGAACTTCATCTTCCCGTTCGTCGCGATGGGAAAGGCGATCTTCGGTGGCGCGTGGAACTACCTGTTCGTCCCCGATTTCCTCCGACTCGTCGCGACACGCACGCGATTCGGGCAGAAATATAGTAACAACTGAAACGATTTACACACTGATCGTACAGCTGTCGTGCGATCAGCTGTGCATTGACGTTCAGTGGCTACTATAGTGTGCGAGGTGAGTCTTAGCCGAGGTACGCGATCGCGTCCAACTCGACGCGAACGTCCTCGGGCAGCCGCGAGACCTCCACGCAGACGCGCGCTGGCGGTTCCTCGTCGAACTTCGCGCCGTAGGCCTCGTTGACCGCGTCGTAGTCCTCGAGATCGGTCAGATAGACGGTGACTTTGACGACGTCGGCGAGGCCGTCGCCGCCGGCTTCGTCGACGACGGTCGCGATGTTCTCGAGTACCCGATCGGTTTGCTCTTGAACATTGCCGTCGACGACCTCGCCGGTTTCGGGATCGACGGGGCCGTAGCCGGAGACGTAGCACGTGTCGCCGGCGCGGACGCCCTGCGAATAGGGGTTGTCGTTGCTCGGTGCGCCGTCGGTTTCGATGGGGTCTGTGTCGGACATGGTGAACTCGAAATTCGGATCCGAGACCGAGACGACCGGTTCAGGCCGCCTGAGTCGCGTCGGTAGTCGCGTGTTCGATCGCCTCGACCACGATATCGAGCGCCGTTTCCGCCAGATCGTGCGTGAGCACGAGCGGCGGCAGGAATCGAAGGACGTTGCCGTGTCGGCCGGCCGTCCAGATCAGGACGCCGCGCTCGAAGCAGTACTGCTGGATCGCGTCGACGACGTCGCCGTCGGGCGCACCGGTTTCGTCGACGAACTCGGCCCCGATGAACAGCCCCTCGCCGCGGATCTCGGCGAGGCGGTCGGTTTCGTCGGCGGCATCGCGAAGCCGGCCCCGAATGTATTCGCCGAGTTCGCGCGCGTGTTCGAGCAGGTCGTGTTCCTGAATGTACTCGATGGCGCGGGTGCCGGCTCGCATGCCGACGACGTGGCCGCGGTAGGTGCCGGCGTGGTCGCCCGGACCCCACGTGTCGAGGTCCTCGTGGTACATCGTCGCCGACAGCGGGAAGCCGACGCCGCCGAGCGCCTTGGCGGAGGTCATCACGTCCGGCGTAACGCCCGCCCAGTCACTGGCCCACCACTCGCCGGTGCGGCCGAGCCCGCTTTGAATCTCGTCGAAAACGAGGACGACGTCGTTGTCGGTCGCGATCTCGCGAAGCCCGCGGAGGAACCCGTCCGGCGGGGTGATGATCCCGCCCTCGCCCTGGATCGGTTCGACGATGATCCCCGCCGGGTTAGCCAGCCCGCCGTAGGGATCTTCCACGATGGCCCGAACCTCCTCGAGCGCGTGATCGACGGCCTCCTGGGGCGTCTTGTCCTGCCGGAACGGGTACGGATACGGCGCGTGAACGACGTCCGAAAGCAGCGGCGTGTAGTGGCCCTTGAACTTCTTGTTCGAGGTGACGCTCATCGCGCCCGTCGTCGCGCCGTGATAGGCACCGCGGAACGCGATGAGGCCGTCGCCGCCCGTGTTGTATTTCGCCAACTTGATCGACGCCTCGATGGCGTCGCTGCCGGTCGGGCCGCCGAAGACGACCTTGTTCCGGTCCCGTAGCCCGGCGGGCGCGATCTCGTTGAGTTTCTCGATCAACTCGAGGCGCGCTTCCGTCGGAAAGTCGACCGTGTGGACGAACTTGTCCGCCTGCTCGTGGACGGCCTCGAGCACGTAGGGGTTCGAGTGCCCGACGTTGAGCACGCCGATCCCCGCAAAGAGATCGATGAAGGTGTTTCCGTCGGCGTCGCGAACCGTCGCGCCCTTCCCTTCCTCGAAGGCGATGGGAATATCGTCCGGGTACGCGACCGCGTTGCTGTCGATTTCGTCCTGTTTCTCGAGCAGCGCTCGGGTGTTCGGCCCGGGGACGGAGTCGACGTTCGGTGCGTCGTCGAAGTGAATGTCGTCGATCGGCGGTCCTGCCGTCATAGGTCACCTCAGGTGAAACAGATATTAATAACTTGTCCACAGTATCCATAGAACGTGTATACAAATATTGAATGGTTCCGCGTTACCGAAGCGCAGCGTCGGCCACGGTGAGTTCGAATCGCACGCCGTCGGGCAGCGGTCAGTGCTCCTCGGATGGAGGTCAGTACTTCTCGGACGGAGATCAGCGATCAGCTTCGACCTCGGCCGGTCCCGTCCGTTCGCGACGCGGCGAACGATCCGGTCCGAGAGACGTACAAACTCCCTTATAATTGGCGACCAAACTGCCGAGCATGATCCCTCCGATCGCGAACCGCTTCGTCGCGGGAGAGGGGCCGGCACAGGCCCTCGAGCACGTACAACGACTCAACGAGCGAAACGTCGCGGCGATCGTCAACCTGCTGGGCGAACACTACGACGAGCGCCCGCCCGTTCGATCCGACGCGGGGGAGTACCGGGCGCTTGCCGGCGACATCGCGAACTCCGATCTCGAGGCCTGCATCTCGGTCAAACCCTCACAGCTGGGGCTCGATCTGGGCGAAGACGTCTTTCGCGAGGAACTCTGGGGCGTGGTCGACGCGGCGGCCGAACACGGCGTCTTCGTCTGGATCGATATGGAGGACTACACGACGACCGACGCGACGCTGGACGCCTTCGAGGAGCTCGCCCGCGAGTACGGCGAAACCGGGCGATCCTCGTCGGATCAGGGATCCGACGCCGGTGTCGGGCTCTGCGTCCAGGCGAATCTCAAACGCACTCGCGCGGACGTCGAACGACTCGCGGACGTGCCCGGAAAGGTTCGGTTCGTCAAAGGGGCATACAACGAACCGGCCGACGTCGCCTACCAGGACTCGGAACGGATCAACCGAGAGTACGAAACCCTTCTCGAGTACGCGTTCGAACACTACGACGGCGGAATCGCGGTCGGGAGTCACGACCCGGCGATGATCGACCGCGCGATCGAACTTCACGAGCAACACGGTACCGACTTCGAGATCCAGATGCTCATGGGGGTTCGCGAGACGGCCCAGTACGACCTCGCCGAGGAGTATTCCGTCTATCAGTACGTTCCCTACGGCGATCGGTGGAAATCGTACTTCTATCGCCGCGTCACCGAACGGAAGGAAAACGTCTGGTTCGCCCTCAGGGCGATCCTCGGACGCTAAAGGGAAGGGCTCATTAGCCCCTAGTGTGAGGTGGCGTACATGGCTTCGTGGAAACGGGATTTCGCGAGCGGGCTGATCGTTCTCGGTCCCATTCTCGTTACCCTTTACGTTATCTACTGGCTCTACGGAATCGTCGCCGGGATCACTCCCGGTCTCATCCTCGATTCGGGGGCCCTGAGACCGCTCATTCCCGGGGAC contains:
- a CDS encoding amidohydrolase; translation: MNEPIRDRLVTLRRSLHRHPEPAWREFYTTAQLVEEIRAIGVDELAVGPDAYDPADRMAVPEDHRLASWDRRARERGADPDLLERMAGGNTGAVAVLERGEGPAIGLRVDIDALFIEESDETGHDPATEGFRSEIEGTMHACGHDAHMTWGLAALEAIAESDFSGQLVVFFQPAEETSGGGCPMARSEFAEDLDYLLAIHVGLDHPTGEVVAGIEKPLAMCHVDATITGTSAHAGKAPNEGDNAMHAMGTAIENAYGIPRHSDGMTRVNIGYAEAGSASNVIAEEAHMEAEARGETTELMEYMKDRLERTVTSAATMHGCRADVEVVSESPRADSDPELQTLVSEVASGVDGIDRVVPAADFGASEDATFLMERVQRDGGLTTYMIVGTDHPTSHHTPTFDVDEASLEHGVDVLVESIRELERRHPVPRVEDSEHAEGDR
- a CDS encoding threonine ammonia-lyase, encoding MSRRLVTPEDVETARKRIDDVVHRTPLDTSRTFAELSGADSLGLKLENVQRTGSFKIRGAYNTMAQLAPEEREAGVISSSAGNHAQGVALAGNLLDIDTTIVVPAVTPAAKIEATRGYGAEVVVEGDIYERSYEYALERAEETGETFVHPFDDEAIIAGQGTIGLELLEQYPSIDTVLVAIGGGGLISGIGTVLKARDPNTRVIGVQPAGASHAKPSLEAGEIRELEDVDTVAEGIADTRMLETTFANAREVVDDVVSVSDREIAAAVTLLAERAKTVAESAGAAPLAAALSDSVGLDLGGEHVGVVISGGNVNLTEHAELTRTGLYELERYAEARLAVAGWPTTVGAIVEAVEAEGAELDVLERARRGAVDEPNRVPVTVGLEGSGPEHLDGVLETLSELEGVSVVERSLA
- a CDS encoding aminotransferase class III-fold pyridoxal phosphate-dependent enzyme, coding for MDRDTAEPSVDAFPGPNAREWVAFHGKNAAPSEYSHEFVWDITREADGPFVTDVDGNVLLDFTCHIGAAPLGYNNEKILEKFREFDLVEPMKIAGQDMYFGAGPSPEDTTVPGSSHLMEKLTDVSSQYGMDTVFLSNSGAEAMENAMKITNDYRAPSKYGIAFAGSFHGRTFGTLSITKSKEVYTRHYPEIAGIETVPFCADRGCDPASCDCGFFTDGGSQLRNSLSPEGGHINPEEIAFLTLEPIQGVGGYRFPSEAFMQEVADVTDEYDIPLVVDEIQSGVGRTGEIWASDHYPIEPDVIASAKALRVGATISRSEIFPSEKNRLGSTFGGGDLLGSMMGTFTLEAIDEYDLLDNATTRGEQAKELLRDDSPEYVEDVRGKGLMLAVEFDTPERRTAVVQASLERGLLTLGCGKKTIRLLPPLDSSEREIAFGIDIFLEAIDAVGPSAKAA
- a CDS encoding BCCT family transporter, translating into MSNSEQGMVRRFFDELDPVVFLFGALLTIGVIVAFFIDRDFVASGIDTVHGEMLSYMSWALLVIVFLIVVFLLYLIVGPWGRLKLGDEDPEYSFISFFSMLYSAGFAAGVVFWGPTEGLFYYADPNPLFGVEGSTSEAVPYAIQQTLFHWALPQLAVFTIMGIAIGYFAYNYDGVPLRVSSALTPILGKENLDGPVAKVIDILAVFATIGGVATSLGFIGSQFISGLEYQWGLNFGDIGVLVVVTTMTILFTFSMVLGVDRGIRRLSNFNMGLFVVLMLATFILGPSMFLLLLGSQAMGGMIGDFVTMSLYTGAGEGGTTWVEDWTVFYWAWALSWSPFAGLFIARISKGRTIREVAFTGIVATSAATIPWFTFVGGTAVYLQDTAAADFGAVIAGDAGAEVSGFILFDALPFGAILMVAFLVLVTTFFITSADSSTLAVSMMTTGGKESPSTINRVFWGIVLGLTAAILMILGGQDGTGALEQAVVITGAPFAIVCFLAMLSLIKNLSGTNGRVLFQEETVIYGSAKSKSDEPTTTAEPGDDD
- a CDS encoding amidohydrolase; protein product: MSYDLPTRLRDLRRAFHRHPEPGWREFQTTARVVDELERLGVDEIAVGRESLATDERMAVPSETELEPWLERAREAGVRSDILERTDGGHTGVVAVLEQGSGPCIGLRVDLDAISMTESAADDHRPAAEGFRSEHDGYMHACGHDAHVAMGLGTIETVKHSDFTGTLKVFFQPAEEISGGGKAMAAGGYLDDVDYLLAVHLGLDHPTGEIVAGIEKPLAMAHLTATFEGASAHAGKAPNAGANAMQAAATSIQNAYAIPRHSDGMTRVNVGQIEGGTASNVIAEEVSLEAEVRGETTALMEYTRTELERVLYAAAEMHDCDVTPRVLGESPRVDSHPALRALVGDVAWEISGVESVVPTTDFGASEDVTYLMERVQSDNGLASYVLVGSDHPTSHHTPTFDIDEESLEIGVSVLADTAVELSRRRP
- a CDS encoding helix-turn-helix domain-containing protein yields the protein MTTLPVWIEDRIDPTLEKKLTQRHVVEVMLEAERPFFSIQQLQALVGPTVSKETIRNRLNELREIDVVAAETYPETITLYYVNHPESNWPLSPEGRQALAYDSPLETLSLGDFLRLRNPAGIRTLVLAGFQLTLVLFSTGVLLWALGLDAPVSATSAMAEAAGNLFVVCLVLLVAERIARAVRDGGRDSAVSATERSTPK
- a CDS encoding DUF4870 domain-containing protein, encoding MSTNTSPTDSPSNEPSPSEQSSTPPGPALLAERSLLGIFVHFFAIVPLWGVLVAGLVYRFSSHEFTRANARNAFNWQLLVTGSIAATLLGVFGLSALVDRVALPGLIETLVFLPVLAVMILMFALTWLNFIFPFVAMGKAIFGGAWNYLFVPDFLRLVATRTRFGQKYSNN
- a CDS encoding Rid family detoxifying hydrolase, producing MSDTDPIETDGAPSNDNPYSQGVRAGDTCYVSGYGPVDPETGEVVDGNVQEQTDRVLENIATVVDEAGGDGLADVVKVTVYLTDLEDYDAVNEAYGAKFDEEPPARVCVEVSRLPEDVRVELDAIAYLG